In the genome of Bacillus sp. S3, one region contains:
- the hemH gene encoding ferrochelatase — translation MTKRKMGLLVMAYGTPYTLDDLEGYYTHIRHGRKPSPEMIEDLRNRYEAIGGISPLAKITLDQAEKLEQHLNRIQDEIEFKMYLGLKHIAPFIEDAVKKMHEDGIEEAVSIVLAPHFSTFSVKSYNGRAVEEAEKLGGLKIRTINSWYKEPKFIGYWADQVKRVFQEMPQDEREEAVLIVSAHSLPEKILQYDDPYPSQLQETADLIVEQAGIKNYEIGWQSAGNTPEPWIGPDVQDLTRELFNGHHYKAFVYAPVGFVCDHLEVLFDNDVECKAVTDELGVSYYRPEMPNAKAEFIDCLSSVILKSIAD, via the coding sequence ATGACAAAGAGGAAAATGGGGCTGTTGGTAATGGCCTACGGTACCCCCTATACATTAGACGACTTGGAAGGGTATTATACACATATCCGCCATGGCCGAAAGCCAAGTCCGGAAATGATTGAAGATTTACGAAACCGGTATGAAGCAATTGGAGGGATTTCTCCATTAGCCAAAATCACTCTTGATCAGGCAGAAAAGCTTGAGCAGCATTTAAATCGTATTCAAGATGAAATTGAATTCAAAATGTATTTAGGGTTAAAACATATTGCCCCTTTTATTGAGGATGCTGTTAAAAAAATGCATGAGGACGGAATTGAAGAAGCGGTAAGTATTGTTCTTGCCCCGCACTTTTCCACTTTTAGCGTAAAATCTTATAATGGCAGGGCAGTTGAGGAAGCTGAAAAGCTGGGCGGGCTCAAAATCAGAACGATTAACAGCTGGTACAAGGAACCGAAATTCATCGGATATTGGGCCGATCAAGTTAAACGAGTTTTTCAGGAAATGCCGCAAGATGAGAGGGAAGAGGCGGTTTTAATTGTTTCTGCGCATAGCCTGCCGGAGAAAATTCTCCAATATGACGATCCCTATCCAAGCCAGTTACAAGAAACAGCTGATTTAATAGTCGAACAGGCCGGTATTAAGAATTATGAAATCGGGTGGCAAAGCGCCGGAAATACACCGGAACCTTGGATTGGCCCAGATGTACAGGATCTTACTAGAGAGTTATTTAATGGTCATCATTATAAGGCTTTCGTTTATGCTCCAGTCGGTTTTGTCTGCGACCATTTGGAGGTACTGTTCGATAACGATGTGGAATGTAAAGCTGTTACAGATGAATTAGGGGTTAGCTACTACCGCCCGGAAATGCCAAATGCTAAGGCTGAATTTATCGACTGCTTGTCAAGCGTCATCCTTAAAAGCATAGCGGACTAA